Part of the Bacillaceae bacterium S4-13-56 genome is shown below.
TTTTGAAGAAAAAGGGATGCCAAGAAGATTTTACGGGAACTACTCCGAATATTTGGAGAAAAAAGTGGAACAAGAACAGGATAAACCATCGGTACCAAAATCCATTACTACAGAAAAAACCAAAAAGAAAAAGCTCTCCTATAAAGAAAAGCTTGAGTGGGAAAATATTGAGGATAGGATTGCTGATATAGAGGGAAAAATTGAAGAAACAAAGCAACAAATAGTGGATGCAGGAAGTGAATCAATGCTTGTTCAAGAGCTCTTTGAAAAGCAACAAGACTTGGAGAAAGAACTCGAAGAAGCAATGGAAAGATGGGAAGAATTATCGCTTCTTGTCGAAGAAATAGAACAATCGTGAGCTTGTACATTTATTTCGTTATATGAAATAATAAAAGATATCACACGCACTAAAGGAGGCAGTAAAATATGAATGATTTTCAACAAAATCTAGAAAAATATGCAGAACTAGTCCTGAGAAAGGGAGTCAACCTTCAAAAAGATCAACCTTTAATGGTTAATGCACCTGTTGATGGGGCCTATTTTGTTCGAGTTGTTGCTAAAAAAGCCTATGAATTAGGGGCAAAAGAAGTACATATCAACTGGACGGATGATGACCTTGTCTACATGCGATATAAGAATGTGGATCAAAAGGTTCTGGAAGATTTCCCACAATGGAGAGTAGATATGCTTACTGGATATGCTAAGGAGGGTGCTGCTGTTCTTTCCATTTATGCAACAGATCCTGATTTATTGAAAGGGATTGATTCAGCAAAAATCGCAGCAGCAAATAAGGCGCAAGGTACTGCACTTAAAGAGTATCGCGATTATACAATGAATGATAAAATTCCTTGGACTGTGCTTTCTATCCCAGTTGCCACTTGGGCCAAGAAGATTTTCCCAGACTTAACGGCTGAAGAGGCCCAAGAAAAGCTATGGGATCAAATTTTCAAAATTGTCCGTGTGGATAAAGAGGATCCTGTACAGGCTTGGACGGAGCATAACCAAACCTTGGCTAAGGTAGAAAAATTCCTAAACGAAAAGAAATTTAAGAAATTAGTGTATAAAGCACCTGGAACAGATTTAGAGATCGAGCTTCCCGAAGGACATCTTTGGAAAGGTGGTTCTGCAAAAACTGAAAAGGGTATAGAATTCAATCCTAATATGCCAACAGAAGAGGTTTTCACGGCTCCTCATAAATATGGGGTTAATGGAAAGGTTTCAAGCACATTACCTTTAAACTACGGTGGAAATGTGATTGATAAGTTTACCCTTACATTCAAAGATGGAGAAGTTGTTGATTATGCAGCAGAAGAAGGCTTGGATACATTAAAGCATTTGTTAGAAACGGATGAAGGTTCTCGTCGCCTAGGTGAGGTAGCATTAGTACC
Proteins encoded:
- a CDS encoding aminopeptidase, with the protein product MNDFQQNLEKYAELVLRKGVNLQKDQPLMVNAPVDGAYFVRVVAKKAYELGAKEVHINWTDDDLVYMRYKNVDQKVLEDFPQWRVDMLTGYAKEGAAVLSIYATDPDLLKGIDSAKIAAANKAQGTALKEYRDYTMNDKIPWTVLSIPVATWAKKIFPDLTAEEAQEKLWDQIFKIVRVDKEDPVQAWTEHNQTLAKVEKFLNEKKFKKLVYKAPGTDLEIELPEGHLWKGGSAKTEKGIEFNPNMPTEEVFTAPHKYGVNGKVSSTLPLNYGGNVIDKFTLTFKDGEVVDYAAEEGLDTLKHLLETDEGSRRLGEVALVPHQSPISQSGLIFYNTLYDENASCHLALGKAYPTNVEGGSAMSDEELDKNGINDSLSHVDFMMGSAELDIDGVTADGQVQPIFRKGNWAIDF